The Sorangiineae bacterium MSr11367 genome window below encodes:
- the recF gene encoding DNA replication and repair protein RecF (All proteins in this family for which functions are known are DNA-binding proteins that assist the filamentation of RecA onto DNA for the initiation of recombination or recombinational repair.), whose product MKSLHIEEISVRHFRNLARVDLRPSPRFNVVYGDNGQGKTNLLEAIYLAATSRSFRTVKPGESVEHGADTASVRTVLSEGGLRREQTAGLRAGQRLLKIDGKRPATAAEYAIRTPAVLFHPGDLSLSMGAGSERRRLLDRVALYLMPASLGETMAYARAVRERQRALEMRGVDARDLEQWEELVVRHGLAVMTARRHAAADLAASMSIAFTRIAAPDLVLGVEYAPSAPDVAEAYRRELERNRRADLKRRGASIGPHRDDLALALQGHRMRGTASQGQHRAVVLALKAAEMDVIGGARGVRPILLLDDVSSELDRERTASLFSFLREQQGQVFLTTTRRELIETEKLPDAAFRERLDFSVSRGVISPSDEAS is encoded by the coding sequence TTGAAATCGCTGCACATCGAAGAGATTTCCGTTCGCCACTTCCGCAACTTGGCGCGCGTCGATCTCCGACCCAGCCCCCGCTTCAACGTGGTGTACGGGGACAATGGCCAGGGGAAAACGAACCTCCTCGAGGCCATCTACCTCGCCGCCACCTCGCGCAGCTTTCGCACGGTGAAGCCGGGAGAGTCGGTGGAGCACGGCGCCGACACGGCAAGCGTGCGCACCGTGCTCTCCGAGGGCGGTCTCCGACGCGAGCAAACGGCCGGCCTGCGTGCGGGCCAGCGTCTGCTCAAGATCGATGGGAAGCGGCCGGCCACCGCCGCGGAGTACGCGATTCGAACGCCCGCGGTGCTGTTTCACCCGGGCGATCTCTCGCTCTCGATGGGTGCAGGCAGCGAGCGCCGTCGCTTGCTCGATCGGGTCGCGCTGTACCTGATGCCGGCATCGCTCGGCGAAACCATGGCCTATGCGCGGGCCGTGCGCGAACGACAACGCGCCCTCGAGATGCGCGGGGTGGACGCGCGCGATCTCGAACAGTGGGAAGAGCTGGTGGTGCGACACGGCCTCGCCGTCATGACCGCACGCCGCCATGCCGCCGCGGATCTCGCCGCGTCGATGTCGATTGCCTTCACCCGCATCGCCGCACCGGACCTGGTGCTCGGCGTGGAGTACGCACCCTCGGCACCCGACGTCGCCGAAGCGTACCGTCGCGAGCTCGAGCGAAACCGCCGCGCCGACTTGAAGCGCCGCGGCGCGAGCATCGGACCGCACCGCGACGATCTCGCCCTCGCCCTCCAAGGTCACCGCATGCGCGGCACGGCCTCGCAGGGCCAGCACCGCGCCGTCGTGCTCGCGCTCAAGGCCGCCGAGATGGATGTCATCGGTGGCGCGCGGGGAGTTCGCCCCATCTTGCTGCTCGACGACGTCTCCAGCGAGCTGGATCGCGAGCGCACCGCGTCGCTGTTTTCATTTTTGCGGGAGCAGCAGGGTCAGGTGTTTCTCACGACCACGCGCCGCGAGCTCATCGAGACCGAAAAATTGCCGGACGCCGCCTTCCGCGAACGCCTCGACTTCTCCGTTTCGAGGGGGGTGATTTCTCCCTCCGATGAAGCATCCTAA
- a CDS encoding pyridoxal phosphate-dependent aminotransferase, which translates to MYPRVNYLEWAIQNVGRTAFDLATSGMPAFSLSELGPPPDLDDSRARPALVAAIAHHNGVSPEETIATIGAAHAIWIAYASLLSPGDEILVEEPAYEPLLTTARGIGAHVTRFPRPATSDYAVDPEIIASRITERTRAVLITNLHNPTGRRTDDDTLREVARLIGERGGHLIVNEIYSPFDDFVDKDGVFRGCARHLADNIVVVSSMTKCYGLGTHRFGWVLGPVDVIRRAYATMMSSAGYLPLPHAQLFIHALGHIQTLAARSRRLLADKRARASAWLAQEQPRFAWSGPQSGLFGLATLPGAGDLRPALEKGAAEHGALVVPGSFFEVPNGFRLSWSIDDPRLDEGLDRLGRILRGL; encoded by the coding sequence ATGTACCCCCGCGTGAACTACCTCGAATGGGCCATCCAAAACGTCGGCCGCACCGCCTTCGATCTGGCCACCAGCGGCATGCCGGCCTTCTCCCTTTCGGAGCTCGGCCCGCCGCCCGATCTGGACGATAGCCGGGCGCGCCCTGCCCTCGTCGCGGCGATTGCGCACCACAATGGTGTCAGCCCCGAGGAGACGATCGCCACCATCGGCGCCGCACACGCCATTTGGATCGCGTACGCCAGCTTGCTGTCACCTGGCGATGAAATCCTCGTCGAGGAGCCGGCCTACGAACCGCTCCTCACCACCGCACGCGGCATCGGCGCCCACGTCACCCGCTTTCCGCGTCCCGCCACCTCGGACTACGCCGTCGATCCCGAGATCATCGCGTCGCGGATCACCGAGCGCACGCGCGCCGTTCTCATCACCAATTTGCACAACCCCACGGGCCGCCGCACGGACGACGACACGTTGCGCGAGGTGGCGCGCCTCATCGGGGAGCGCGGCGGCCATCTCATCGTCAACGAGATCTATTCGCCCTTCGACGACTTCGTCGACAAGGACGGCGTCTTCCGCGGGTGCGCGCGGCACTTGGCCGACAACATCGTCGTCGTCTCCAGCATGACCAAGTGCTACGGCCTGGGAACCCATCGCTTTGGATGGGTGCTCGGCCCGGTCGACGTCATCCGACGCGCCTACGCCACCATGATGAGCAGCGCCGGGTACCTGCCCCTCCCGCACGCGCAGCTTTTCATTCACGCACTGGGTCATATTCAAACGTTGGCCGCGCGTTCTCGGCGTCTTCTCGCGGACAAGCGTGCACGCGCCTCGGCCTGGTTGGCGCAAGAACAACCGCGGTTCGCGTGGAGCGGGCCACAATCCGGGCTCTTCGGTTTAGCCACCCTGCCCGGCGCCGGCGATCTCCGGCCAGCTCTGGAGAAGGGGGCGGCCGAGCATGGCGCCCTCGTCGTCCCCGGGTCCTTCTTCGAAGTCCCCAATGGATTTCGTCTCTCGTGGTCCATTGATGATCCACGTCTCGACGAAGGACTCGACCGTCTCGGTCGCATTCTGCGCGGCCTCTGA
- a CDS encoding RNA polymerase sigma factor produces the protein MGRLVDLAITMLGDDADRGEAELCEPPMAWPDLVSLVRAQMRSLVGATPDLEDLTQSALERIVRAIDRFEGRSEFSTYTYRICARQAMNHWRWSTRWRRWFSLGDAPEEPEDPGHTNPAAITLERERSRCLHRALDRLSAPKRAAIVLCDLEELPTARVAEILECPEPTVRSRLRHARLELTSLLSKDPTFRGETP, from the coding sequence ATGGGCCGCCTGGTAGATCTCGCAATCACGATGTTGGGGGACGACGCCGATCGCGGCGAAGCCGAGTTGTGCGAGCCGCCGATGGCGTGGCCCGATTTGGTCTCGCTCGTCCGCGCCCAAATGCGAAGCCTCGTCGGAGCGACGCCCGACCTCGAGGACCTCACGCAATCGGCCCTCGAGCGCATCGTCCGCGCCATCGACCGCTTCGAGGGCCGGTCCGAATTTTCGACCTATACCTACCGTATCTGTGCACGCCAGGCGATGAACCATTGGCGGTGGTCGACGCGCTGGCGACGATGGTTTTCCCTAGGCGACGCACCGGAGGAACCGGAGGACCCCGGACACACGAATCCTGCCGCCATCACCCTCGAACGTGAGCGGTCACGCTGCCTGCACCGCGCACTCGATCGACTCAGCGCTCCGAAGCGCGCGGCCATCGTGCTCTGCGATCTGGAGGAGCTTCCCACCGCGCGCGTGGCCGAGATCCTCGAGTGCCCGGAACCCACGGTGCGTTCGCGCCTTCGGCACGCACGGCTCGAACTCACGTCGCTCTTGTCCAAGGACCCCACGTTTCGCGGGGAGACACCATGA
- a CDS encoding FliM/FliN family flagellar motor switch protein, producing MSRTVRRYPWDALDGMSARSLEAMRALRHLLTASGSIATMERALAEILDSRIEVRLRHVRDASRAGRSDPSAVTFALEDDTGTPRVWLEVEGALAAQVAARALRRPLLRTSSLDPFSPPPATVFGAFAAVLVTTLRRGAGALPLRVRTMDAAMEDALFASFTVVLGDEAFLARVAFSPADPLLSPRTEPPWDRAGLVRLGDIPLSMPIVASVAMSTVAEMKTLTPGAVWLPPPWSLSGPVTLCAPRSDRGVSATLGADGKLVVGGSVEDLSMAREDNALVENAGDIAVVVRVEVGSAEMRAREWANVRPGDVITLGRPVGSSVLLRVGGQEVARGELVDIEGELGVRILENQG from the coding sequence ATGAGCCGCACGGTACGGCGCTATCCGTGGGATGCCCTGGATGGCATGAGCGCGCGCTCGCTCGAGGCGATGCGCGCGCTCCGGCACTTGCTCACGGCCAGCGGTTCCATCGCCACGATGGAGCGCGCACTCGCGGAGATCCTCGACAGCCGCATCGAGGTGCGGCTGCGCCACGTGCGGGATGCTTCACGCGCGGGGCGCTCGGATCCGAGCGCGGTGACGTTCGCGCTCGAAGACGACACGGGAACGCCGCGCGTGTGGCTCGAGGTGGAGGGCGCGCTCGCGGCGCAGGTTGCGGCCCGCGCGCTTCGCCGTCCGCTGCTTCGCACCTCGTCGCTGGATCCCTTTTCGCCGCCGCCCGCGACGGTGTTCGGAGCGTTCGCCGCGGTGTTGGTGACGACCTTGCGGCGAGGTGCAGGTGCACTCCCGCTGCGGGTTCGGACGATGGATGCGGCAATGGAGGACGCGCTCTTCGCGAGCTTCACGGTGGTGCTCGGGGACGAGGCGTTTCTCGCACGCGTCGCTTTTTCGCCCGCCGATCCGCTGCTCTCGCCACGCACGGAGCCTCCGTGGGATCGGGCCGGGCTGGTGCGCCTGGGCGACATCCCGCTGAGCATGCCCATCGTGGCCTCGGTGGCGATGTCCACGGTGGCGGAGATGAAGACGCTGACACCGGGCGCGGTGTGGCTTCCCCCGCCGTGGAGCCTTTCAGGCCCCGTGACTCTTTGCGCGCCGCGCTCGGACCGGGGCGTGTCGGCAACGCTCGGCGCGGACGGCAAGCTCGTGGTAGGTGGCTCGGTGGAGGATCTCTCGATGGCTCGCGAAGACAATGCCCTGGTGGAGAACGCCGGCGACATCGCCGTCGTCGTCCGTGTCGAAGTCGGCTCCGCCGAAATGCGCGCCCGCGAATGGGCCAACGTCCGCCCGGGCGACGTCATCACGTTGGGCCGCCCCGTGGGCTCCTCCGTGCTGCTGCGCGTCGGCGGACAGGAGGTCGCCCGCGGCGAGCTGGTCGACATCGAAGGCGAACTCGGCGTCCGCATCCTGGAGAACCAGGGCTGA
- the dnaN gene encoding DNA polymerase III subunit beta: MELTVAKKDLLKLVTRMQGVAERKSTMPVLSNVLLAVEGPNSLRLAATDLYLAIAGKVAAEVSKPGSVAVPAKDLLERVKMMPDGPIRIASEDNATTTLKATGSARRYTLRGMPGEDFPPLPVPAEGAPTLAIEVDVLRELIQKTYFSISGDETRAHLNSALFEWEGDVVRMVTTDGHRLSKMEVKVEGRQASATMLIPLKAILELRRLCDEIVPEQGKDARAQIQITQSGSSAFFQGGGSTFSVKLVDAQFPPYSQVIPQNSDKKVRVPRGQFADALRAVSIAASERTGGVKLGITGGVMRITSESPESGDGFDEIPVDYAGADITIGFNAKYFLDVLGSLQEDDVILGLSGELDPAVVRPASERNFLAVVMPMRI; encoded by the coding sequence ATGGAACTCACGGTAGCCAAAAAAGACCTGCTGAAGCTCGTCACGAGGATGCAGGGTGTTGCGGAGCGTAAGAGCACCATGCCCGTGCTCTCTAATGTCCTGCTTGCGGTGGAGGGGCCAAATTCTCTGCGACTCGCGGCGACGGATTTGTACCTGGCCATCGCGGGAAAGGTCGCGGCGGAGGTCAGCAAGCCCGGAAGCGTCGCGGTTCCAGCGAAGGACCTGCTCGAGCGCGTGAAGATGATGCCGGACGGCCCCATCCGCATCGCCTCCGAAGACAACGCCACCACGACCTTGAAGGCCACGGGAAGCGCCCGCCGGTACACCCTGCGGGGCATGCCCGGGGAAGACTTCCCTCCCCTCCCCGTTCCCGCCGAGGGCGCGCCCACGTTGGCCATCGAGGTCGACGTCCTGCGCGAGCTCATTCAAAAGACATACTTCTCCATTTCGGGGGACGAGACGCGGGCGCACCTCAACTCCGCACTCTTCGAGTGGGAGGGCGACGTGGTGCGCATGGTCACCACCGATGGCCACCGCCTTTCCAAGATGGAGGTCAAGGTCGAGGGACGCCAAGCTTCGGCCACGATGCTCATCCCGCTCAAGGCCATCCTCGAGCTGCGGCGCCTCTGCGACGAGATCGTGCCCGAGCAGGGCAAAGACGCACGCGCGCAGATCCAGATCACGCAGAGCGGCTCCAGCGCCTTCTTCCAAGGCGGGGGGAGCACCTTCAGCGTCAAGCTCGTCGACGCGCAGTTTCCGCCGTACTCCCAGGTCATCCCGCAGAACTCGGACAAGAAGGTCCGTGTGCCCCGCGGGCAGTTCGCCGATGCCCTCCGCGCCGTGTCGATTGCGGCCAGCGAGCGCACGGGTGGCGTCAAGCTGGGCATCACAGGCGGTGTGATGCGCATCACCAGCGAATCGCCCGAGAGCGGCGACGGCTTCGACGAGATCCCGGTGGACTACGCGGGGGCCGACATCACCATCGGCTTCAACGCGAAGTACTTCCTCGACGTTCTCGGCTCGCTTCAGGAAGACGACGTCATCCTGGGCCTCAGCGGCGAGCTCGATCCCGCCGTCGTGCGCCCCGCCAGCGAGCGCAACTTCCTCGCCGTCGTCATGCCGATGCGCATTTGA
- the ccsA gene encoding cytochrome c biogenesis protein CcsA translates to MWQTFPLFGSTLLLCVMVVAAYTFAVSLAAGTTGRPRTLQAARFGAYGTVFLIASCVLCLAYAFVSHDFRLRYVAHYSDRSMDKVFLFTALWGGQDGSLLWWLFLLSLYIGTCVFVLGKKHLALQPYIIATMMAVVLFFGVLMAFAANPFSTSVGGARGDGEGLNVLLQDFYMIIHPPSLYVGFVGCTIPFAYAIAALVTGRLDTEWITASRKFTLFSWLFLGIGNTLGMLWAYVELGWGGYWAWDPVENAAFLPFLTSSAFIHSVMIQERRGLLKLWNIFLVCLTFFMTIFGTFLTRSGAIASVHSFAQSSIGTYFLYFLALAIGVVLTLILYRWPELRHLPPSPRLRKAAVISGWTMVLLAAPGGWALAHYLPWPVLTIPLLLGFTVYAGVEVVFRRMTAGIETHTERPEIESIFSREFTFVMNNWALLGFMVFVLAATTFPMISEAFWNEKVTVGPPYYNAWVQPIGLVIFALMGCGSLLGWKKTSPDALRRNFMAPGIAFVVAIVLHFAVGKRLGFPAIAFSEPIYPGTLGQVLRAFNAVTPVMGVSLCAFNAAVIVQEFVLLFRSRRKSGASAGTPAALWYAGFFPGFLYTMMTLPPTSRRRYGGYIVHMGIVLMVLGFTGHSWNIDRETAMMPGQVYQIDNYALEYMGPRMELDNSKRMVFADFRVTKDGKFAGYVNPAKFIYKKNAEQPTTEVALLHTLRDDLYVVVGAINPQTKLATLQFHVNPLVTWIWFGCMILILGSIVCMWPELQPEESRVWAVARGTAGAVGSMTLGLIIALMPVTAHAQSVGAGASSLHAGTVHIESPAEKEVFSALRCMCGGCARDLLSTCACGTADEARDAIRAKMRAGETKDQIVLAYQKQYGSEALAIPPNTGAMRSIYAVPLAAIAAGGVGVMVLFRRWRGNSKGQQPAPKKDKGKDDVKTKRDEYDARLDEELRDLDD, encoded by the coding sequence ATGTGGCAAACATTTCCGCTCTTCGGTAGCACCCTCCTCCTGTGCGTGATGGTCGTGGCCGCGTACACGTTCGCGGTGTCACTCGCGGCCGGTACGACGGGCCGCCCGCGCACGCTGCAAGCTGCACGCTTCGGTGCGTACGGAACCGTCTTCCTCATCGCGTCGTGCGTGCTCTGCCTGGCCTACGCCTTCGTGAGCCACGACTTCCGACTGCGCTACGTCGCTCACTATTCGGATCGGTCGATGGACAAGGTCTTCCTCTTCACAGCGCTCTGGGGAGGACAGGACGGGTCGCTCTTGTGGTGGCTCTTCTTGCTTTCGCTGTACATCGGCACGTGCGTCTTCGTGCTCGGCAAGAAGCACCTCGCACTGCAGCCGTACATCATCGCGACGATGATGGCCGTCGTCCTCTTCTTCGGCGTGCTCATGGCCTTCGCGGCGAATCCGTTTTCGACCAGCGTCGGCGGCGCCCGCGGGGACGGTGAAGGGCTCAACGTCCTTCTGCAAGACTTCTACATGATCATCCACCCGCCGAGCCTCTACGTCGGGTTCGTCGGCTGCACGATCCCGTTCGCCTACGCCATCGCCGCCTTGGTCACGGGCCGGCTCGATACGGAGTGGATCACCGCCTCGCGCAAGTTCACCCTGTTCTCCTGGCTCTTTCTGGGCATCGGCAACACGCTGGGCATGCTCTGGGCGTACGTCGAGCTCGGGTGGGGCGGTTACTGGGCGTGGGATCCGGTGGAGAATGCGGCGTTCCTGCCCTTCCTGACGTCGAGCGCGTTCATCCACTCCGTCATGATTCAAGAGCGGCGCGGTCTCTTGAAGCTGTGGAACATCTTCCTGGTGTGCCTCACCTTCTTCATGACCATCTTCGGCACGTTCCTCACGCGCTCGGGCGCCATCGCCAGCGTGCACTCGTTCGCTCAGTCGTCGATTGGCACGTACTTCCTCTACTTCCTCGCGCTGGCCATCGGCGTGGTGCTCACGCTCATCCTGTACCGCTGGCCGGAGCTGCGGCACCTTCCGCCGTCGCCGCGTTTGCGCAAGGCCGCGGTCATCTCCGGTTGGACCATGGTGCTCCTGGCCGCGCCCGGCGGTTGGGCGCTCGCGCACTACCTCCCCTGGCCGGTGCTCACCATTCCGCTGCTCTTGGGCTTCACCGTCTACGCCGGCGTGGAAGTCGTCTTCCGCCGCATGACCGCAGGGATCGAAACGCACACGGAGCGCCCGGAGATCGAGTCGATCTTCTCGCGTGAGTTCACCTTCGTCATGAACAACTGGGCCCTTCTCGGGTTCATGGTGTTCGTGCTCGCGGCGACGACCTTCCCGATGATCAGCGAGGCCTTCTGGAACGAGAAGGTCACCGTCGGACCGCCCTATTACAATGCATGGGTGCAGCCCATTGGGCTGGTCATCTTCGCGCTCATGGGTTGCGGCTCGCTCCTCGGTTGGAAGAAGACGAGCCCCGATGCGCTCCGCCGCAACTTCATGGCGCCGGGCATCGCGTTCGTCGTCGCCATCGTGCTGCACTTCGCGGTGGGCAAGCGCCTTGGCTTCCCCGCCATCGCCTTCAGCGAGCCGATTTATCCGGGCACCCTGGGCCAGGTGCTGCGCGCCTTCAATGCGGTGACGCCGGTGATGGGCGTCTCGCTCTGCGCCTTCAACGCGGCGGTCATCGTGCAGGAGTTCGTGCTGCTCTTCCGCTCGCGCCGCAAGAGCGGGGCGTCGGCGGGCACCCCGGCGGCACTTTGGTACGCGGGGTTCTTCCCGGGCTTCCTCTACACGATGATGACCTTGCCGCCGACGTCGCGCCGCCGCTACGGCGGCTACATCGTGCACATGGGCATCGTGCTCATGGTGCTCGGCTTCACGGGCCACTCGTGGAACATCGACCGCGAGACGGCGATGATGCCGGGGCAGGTCTACCAGATCGACAACTACGCGCTCGAGTACATGGGCCCGCGCATGGAGCTCGACAACTCGAAGCGCATGGTCTTCGCCGACTTCCGCGTCACGAAGGACGGCAAATTCGCCGGCTACGTGAACCCGGCGAAGTTCATCTACAAGAAGAACGCCGAGCAGCCCACGACCGAGGTCGCGCTGCTGCACACGCTGCGCGACGACCTTTACGTGGTGGTCGGCGCCATCAATCCGCAGACGAAGCTGGCGACGTTGCAGTTCCACGTGAACCCGCTGGTGACGTGGATCTGGTTCGGCTGCATGATCCTCATCCTAGGCAGCATCGTGTGCATGTGGCCCGAGCTGCAGCCAGAAGAATCGCGCGTGTGGGCGGTGGCGCGCGGCACGGCGGGGGCTGTGGGCAGCATGACCCTGGGTCTGATCATCGCGCTCATGCCGGTGACCGCGCATGCGCAGTCGGTGGGTGCCGGTGCATCCAGCTTGCACGCAGGAACGGTGCACATCGAGTCGCCGGCCGAGAAGGAGGTCTTCAGCGCGCTCCGTTGCATGTGCGGCGGGTGCGCGCGCGATCTTCTCTCGACCTGCGCGTGCGGGACGGCCGACGAAGCGCGCGATGCGATTCGCGCGAAGATGCGCGCCGGCGAGACGAAGGATCAGATCGTGCTGGCGTACCAGAAGCAATATGGCTCGGAGGCCCTGGCCATTCCGCCCAACACGGGCGCCATGCGCAGCATCTATGCGGTGCCGCTTGCGGCCATCGCGGCAGGCGGCGTGGGGGTGATGGTTCTCTTTCGCCGATGGCGGGGGAATTCCAAGGGGCAGCAGCCTGCGCCGAAGAAGGACAAGGGCAAAGACGACGTGAAAACGAAGCGTGACGAATACGACGCTCGCCTGGACGAGGAGCTTCGCGATCTCGATGACTGA
- a CDS encoding zinc ribbon domain-containing protein, whose product MTETSKRKPKEPAVAEATQAVQADEAERRLGRSIAIGLPVATVVAALAVGFIASVGPALLVITGGVLVGTIALLWASLRTLGGDAPLPQDMDHLAARADRVGDAEERKRAVLRALKDLEHERDIGKMDPEDYAEIAAHYRDQAKEILREIDAEVEPYRAKAEELAQKHLAKRGLAENLPLPHPNPPPDGEGAETALDEAHVSDNEEEQGSKEEAPGAVSRVACSKCATSNEGDAAFCKKCGNALRGVANAQA is encoded by the coding sequence ATGACTGAAACGTCGAAACGCAAACCCAAGGAACCCGCCGTGGCCGAGGCCACGCAAGCCGTGCAGGCCGACGAGGCGGAACGCCGCCTCGGTCGATCCATCGCCATCGGCCTGCCGGTGGCGACGGTGGTGGCGGCACTGGCGGTCGGGTTCATCGCGAGCGTCGGGCCGGCGCTGCTCGTGATCACGGGGGGTGTGCTGGTGGGGACCATCGCCCTCCTCTGGGCGAGCCTCCGCACCCTTGGGGGCGATGCACCGCTGCCGCAAGACATGGATCATCTGGCCGCGCGGGCCGATCGCGTGGGTGACGCGGAGGAGCGCAAACGCGCCGTGCTGCGCGCGCTGAAGGACTTGGAACACGAGCGAGACATCGGAAAGATGGACCCGGAGGATTACGCGGAGATCGCAGCGCACTACCGCGATCAGGCGAAAGAGATTTTGCGCGAGATCGACGCCGAGGTGGAGCCGTACCGCGCGAAGGCGGAGGAGCTTGCGCAGAAGCATTTGGCCAAGCGCGGGTTGGCAGAGAATCTCCCGCTCCCCCACCCCAACCCTCCCCCGGATGGGGAGGGAGCCGAGACGGCACTCGACGAAGCTCACGTCTCGGACAACGAGGAGGAGCAAGGCTCGAAGGAGGAGGCGCCCGGCGCGGTGTCGCGGGTGGCGTGTTCGAAGTGCGCGACCTCGAACGAGGGTGATGCTGCGTTTTGCAAGAAGTGCGGAAACGCGTTGCGCGGGGTGGCCAATGCGCAAGCTTAG
- a CDS encoding tetratricopeptide repeat protein: MNPTCDRGFDANDVAEALREEGHPDIPDFSQHLKACLMCQQNVHVIRTARDAWRSAALMDDARARNASERRLVRAWRTPRPAFGWRSALMGAAIASVIMLRFGPRWPEAHAPVNVPVASVTPSASLTAPPAIAPAPAASARASSFLVMRDCPACARSGMAANSTLDAPAEVPRGASLMLSWAMPGESEPASSLEVTGPARVAPLMAREKGDSPALQVDRGNAEVHTYGESEIVSPHATMHTLPKISSAWHFEVTPTRTNIVVDAGWVAVGAVERKAPSIHLLAGQSAEVRSGGEIVLSPRSAPSESSRPTPPPPPPSHKPEPPAPAPSPSTASTPVEEDTDTSLWQSVQTALHAGDRAVAETKARSLMLSGRSASYRDKATFVVGELELSRGDIAGAQGRLTSLASTTRDPALAADATFLLARSYKDPSERARVWGRFIASGPASPYREQAMLERGRALADAGDIDGAREVVAALKKVDPLPAIVARGLAALEARTAR; encoded by the coding sequence ATGAATCCCACCTGCGATCGCGGCTTCGACGCCAACGACGTGGCGGAAGCTCTGCGTGAAGAGGGGCACCCGGACATCCCCGACTTTTCGCAACACTTGAAAGCTTGTCTCATGTGCCAGCAAAACGTTCACGTCATTCGGACGGCACGCGACGCGTGGCGTTCCGCAGCCTTGATGGACGACGCGCGGGCGCGAAATGCCAGCGAGCGGCGCCTCGTGCGGGCGTGGCGAACGCCCCGTCCGGCCTTCGGCTGGCGAAGTGCGCTCATGGGGGCGGCCATCGCCTCCGTGATCATGCTCCGCTTCGGGCCGCGATGGCCCGAGGCCCACGCGCCGGTCAACGTGCCGGTGGCCAGTGTCACGCCCTCGGCCTCGTTGACCGCGCCGCCCGCCATTGCGCCGGCTCCGGCCGCGTCGGCCCGTGCGTCGTCGTTCCTGGTCATGCGCGACTGCCCGGCGTGCGCGCGGTCCGGCATGGCGGCCAACAGCACCCTCGATGCGCCGGCCGAGGTTCCGCGCGGGGCGAGCCTGATGCTGAGCTGGGCGATGCCCGGTGAAAGCGAGCCTGCCTCTTCGCTCGAGGTCACCGGTCCCGCACGCGTCGCTCCTCTCATGGCCCGCGAAAAGGGCGACAGCCCCGCGCTCCAAGTCGATCGCGGCAACGCCGAGGTCCACACCTACGGCGAAAGCGAAATCGTGAGCCCGCATGCGACGATGCACACGCTGCCGAAAATCTCGTCGGCGTGGCACTTCGAGGTGACCCCCACGCGCACGAACATCGTGGTCGATGCCGGTTGGGTCGCCGTGGGTGCCGTGGAGCGCAAAGCACCGTCGATTCATTTGCTCGCCGGGCAATCGGCGGAGGTCCGCTCGGGCGGCGAAATCGTGCTCTCGCCGCGTTCGGCCCCGTCGGAAAGCTCCCGACCCACGCCGCCGCCTCCACCGCCGTCCCACAAGCCGGAGCCGCCCGCCCCCGCGCCTTCGCCGTCCACGGCGTCGACCCCCGTGGAAGAAGACACGGACACGTCGCTCTGGCAATCCGTGCAGACCGCCTTGCACGCAGGCGATCGCGCCGTCGCAGAGACCAAAGCGCGATCGCTCATGCTGTCCGGTCGCTCGGCGAGCTACCGCGACAAGGCCACCTTCGTCGTGGGCGAACTCGAGCTCTCGCGCGGCGACATCGCGGGTGCGCAAGGTCGCCTCACGTCGCTGGCGTCCACCACGCGCGATCCCGCACTCGCCGCCGACGCCACCTTCTTGCTCGCGCGAAGCTACAAAGACCCCTCGGAACGCGCCCGCGTCTGGGGGCGTTTCATCGCCTCGGGTCCCGCTTCGCCCTACCGCGAACAAGCCATGCTCGAACGAGGGCGTGCACTCGCCGATGCCGGCGACATCGACGGCGCCCGCGAGGTCGTCGCCGCACTGAAAAAGGTGGACCCCCTCCCCGCCATCGTGGCACGCGGACTCGCGGCCCTCGAAGCACGCACGGCCCGCTGA